The following are encoded in a window of Megachile rotundata isolate GNS110a chromosome 2, iyMegRotu1, whole genome shotgun sequence genomic DNA:
- the RagA-B gene encoding ras-related GTP binding A/B: MKKKVLLMGKSGSGKTSMRSIIFANYIARDTRRLGATIDVEHSHVRFLGNLVLNLWDCGGQEAFMENYFASQRDNIFRNVEVLIYVFDVESRELDKDMHYYQSCLEAILQNSPEAKIFCLVHKMDLVQEDQRDIIFREREEDLKRLSLPLECTCFRTSIWDETLYRAWSSIVYMLIPNVKELEQSLKQFTNIIDADEVLLFERATFLVISYCQRQHHRDVHRFEKVSNIIKQFKLSCSKLAAQFQSMEVRNTNFAAFIDVFTSNTYVMVIMSDPAIPSAATLINIRNARKHFEKLERASQSSALSR, from the exons ATGAAGAAGAAG GTACTGTTAATGGGTAAAAGTGGCTCAGGGAAAACGAGTATGAGGAGCATAATTTTTGCTAATTATATTGCTCGTGATACTCGTCGCCTTGGAGCAACAA TTGATGTAGAACACAGTCATGTTAGATTTCTTGGTAACTTGGTGCTAAATCTTTGGGACTGTGGTGGTCAAGAAGCATTTATGGAAAATTACTTTGCATCACAGCGTGACAATATATTTAGGAACGTAGAAGTTTTGATTTATGTTTTCGATGTAGAATCAAGAGAATTAGATAAAGATATGCATTATTATCAAAGTTGCTTAGAAGCGATATTGCAGAACAGTCCAGAAGCAAAAATATTCTGCTTAGTACATAAAATGGATTTAGTACAAGAAGATCAACGAGATATTATATTtagagaaagagaagaagatttaaaaagacTTAGTTTGCCACTTGAATGTACTTGTTTTAGAACTAGTATATGGGATGAAACATTGTATAG GGCCTGGTCTTCAATTGTATATATGCTGATTCCTAATGTAAAAGAGCTTGAACAAAGTTTGAAGCAGTTCACAAACATTATAGATGCAGATGAAGTACTCTTGTTTGAAAGAGCAACATTTCTAGTGATTAGTTACTGTCAGAGGCAACATCATAGAGATGTACATCGATTTGAGAAAGTTTCCAacataataaaacaatttaaattaagTTGCAg CAAACTAGCAGCTCAGTTTCAAAGTATGGAAGTTAGAAATACGAATTTCGCAGCCTTCATCGATGTATTTACGTCAAATACATACGTAATGGTTATTATGTCGGATCCAGCTATTC CATCAGCAGCaacattaattaatattcgCAATGCACGAAAACATTTTGAGAAACTAGAGCGTGCTAGTCAAAGCTCAGCATTAAGTAGATAG
- the CAHbeta gene encoding carbonic anhydrase beta isoform X3 encodes MQISLRIPMRNAGNIIPHPQHFVDELTMCEPAALELGCVVNDIRHIIVCGHSDCKAMNLLYALRDEEFASKVNRRISPLRAWLCAHASSSLAKFQQLEITGFDQPILFQAETPLRKFVAYIDPENKFAIEDKLSQVNTLQQLQNIASYGFLKKRLERHNLHIHALWFDIYTGDIYYFSRANKRFVEINESTETHLLTEVRKYYS; translated from the exons ATGCAAATAAGCCTCAGAATTCCAA tgaGAAATGCCGGTAACATTATTCCTCATCCCCAACATTTTGTAGACGAGTTAACAATGTGCGAACCAGCGGCCTTAGAACTTGGTTGTGTTGTGAACGACATAAGGCACATTATAGTTTGTGGACACAGTGATTGCAAGGCTATGAATCTATTGTATGCGCTACGTGACGAAGAATTCGCTTCCAAG GTGAACAGGAGGATATCACCGTTAAGAGCATGGTTGTGCGCGCACGCTAGTAGCAGTTTAGCGAAGTTTCAACAGCTGGAAATTACTGGTTTCGATCAGCCGATACTTTTTCAAGCAGAAACCCCATTACGAAAGTTTGTGGCTTACATAGATCCTGAAAATAAGTTCGCCATAGAAGATAAATTGTCTCAA GTAAATACTTTGCAGCAGCTGCAAAACATAGCTTCTTACGGATTTTTGAAGAAGCGTCTCGAAAGGCATAATCTGCATATTCATGCTTTATGGTTCGATATTTATACCGGTGATATTTATTACTTCAGTCGGGCTAATAAAAGATTCGTGGAAATAAATGAATCGACCGAAACGCATTTACTTACGGAAGTTAggaaatattattcttaa
- the Pak gene encoding serine/threonine-protein kinase PAK 3-like protein: protein MSDEEDKPPAPPVRLTSNRGESAPNLPVDMRPLPKEPDSDERKKKTLKSKMKVKENKDKPNISYPTNFEHTVHVGFDAVTGEFTGMPEAWARLLMSSNISKQEQKKNPQAVLDVLNWYDSSSKETKGSKYMTTTKMVGVVAPIERASSPRSMGIGVGTGVGNIRGQAMSQASGSSHSQHSLSRVSSSSPSSTPTDACATSSEQEDEPPPPPISARPERTKSIYTKPIEEEPPPPLTTTLGSPQRNGTPQQPHQSQLDRNKNQATPTSTTTDQTRPTQSDKARKKKMSDDEILEKLRTIVSVGDPNRKYTKMEKIGQGASGTVYTAIETSTGMEVAIKQMNLSQQPKKELIINEILVMRENKHANVVNYLDSYLVGEELWVVMEYLPGGSLTDVVTETCMDEGQIAAVCREVLQALEFLHCNQVIHRDIKSDNILLGLDGGVKLTDFGFCAQISPEQSKRTTMVGTPYWMAPEVVTRKQYGPKVDIWSLGIMAIEMIEGEPPYLNENPLRALYLIATNGKPEIKEKDKLSGIFQDFLDQCLEVEVEKRAAASELLKHPFLKLARPLASLTPLIMAAKEAAKGH, encoded by the exons ATGTCAGATGAAGAAGATAAACCCCCTGCGCCTCCTGTGCGACTTACGTCAAACAG AGGTGAATCAGCACCTAATTTACCAGTGGATATGCGTCCACTACCTAAAGAACCTGATTCTGATGAACGTAAGAAAAAAACACTGAAAAGCAAGATGAAGGTAAAGGAGAACAAGGATAAGCCAAATATCAGTTATCCCACTAATTTTGAACACACAGTACATGTTGGATTTGATGCTGTTACCGGTGAATTTACA GGAATGCCAGAAGCTTGGGCAAGGTTGCTTATGTCTAGTAACATCAGTAAGCAAGAACAGAAGAAGAATCCGCAAGCTGTATTAGATGTTTTAAATTGGTATGATAGTAGCAGTAAAGAAACAAAAGGTTCCAAATATATGACAACAACAAAAATGGTTGGCGTAGTTG ctCCTATTGAAAGAGCAAGTAGCCCTAGAAGCATGGGTATAGGTGTTGGAACAGGGGTAGGAAATATTCGTGGTCAAGCAATGTCACAAGCTTCTGGAAGTTCTCATTCTCAACATTCACTCAGCAG aGTAAGTAGCAGTAGTCCAAGTAGTACGCCAACTGATGCTTGTGCAACCAGTTCTGAACAAGAGGATGAACCTCCGCCACCACCGATCTCGGCTAGACCAGAGCGTACAAAATCAATT TATACGAAACCAATAGAAGAAGAACCACCGCCACCATTAACAACTACACTAGGATCACCTCAACGAAATGGTACACCGCAACAACCACACCAGTCGCAGCTGGATAGAAACAAAAATCAAGCAACTCCCACATCAACGACCACCGATCAAACGAGACCAACGCAAAGTGATAAAGCTAGAAAGAAAAAGATGTCAGATGACGAGATATTAGAAAAACTTAGAACAATCGTGAGCGTAGGTGATCCGaatagaaaatatacaaaaatggaAAAGATAGGACAAGG TGCTTCAGGAACAGTATATACAGCAATTGAAACATCAACAGGAATGGAAGTTGCAATAAAACAAATGAATCTTTCGCAACAACCAAAGaaagagttaataataaatgaaatattagttATGCGGGAGAACAAACATGCAAACGTTGTAAACTACTTGGATAGTTACCTCGTAGGGGAAGAATTATGGGTAGTTATGGAATATTTACCTGGTGGTAGTTTAACAGATGTTGTAACTGAGACTTGTATGGACGAGGGTCAAATAGCAGCGGTGTGCAGAGAAGTGTTGCAAGCTTTGGAGTTCCTTCATTGTAATCAAGTTATACATAGGGATATCAAGTCTGATAATATCCTACTTGGATTAGACGGCGGAGTAAAACTAACAGATTTCGGATTTTGTGCACAAATTTCACCGGAACAAAGTAAACGAACTACAATGGTTGGTACACCATATTGGATGGCACCAGAAGTAGTCACGAGAAAACAGTATGGCCCAAAG GTCGATATTTGGTCATTGGGTATAATGGCTATTGAAATGATAGAAGGAGAACCACCGTATTTAAACGAAAATCCTTTGAGAGCGTTGTATTTAATCGCAACAAATGGAAAGCCTGAAATTAAAGAGAAAGATAAATTGTCGggaatttttcaagattttttagaTCAGTGTTTAGAAGTTGAAGTGGAGAAACGAGCGGCTGCTTCAGAATTACTCAAG CATCCTTTTCTGAAATTAGCAAGGCCACTTGCTTCTTTAACACCTTTAATAATGGCAGCAAAGGAAGCTGCCAAAGGTCATTAG
- the CAHbeta gene encoding carbonic anhydrase beta isoform X1 yields the protein MDRIIKGIMRYRRLHRDGMVKQFENVRDHPEPKAVFFTCMDSRMIPTRFTETNVGDMFVVRNAGNIIPHPQHFVDELTMCEPAALELGCVVNDIRHIIVCGHSDCKAMNLLYALRDEEFASKVNRRISPLRAWLCAHASSSLAKFQQLEITGFDQPILFQAETPLRKFVAYIDPENKFAIEDKLSQVNTLQQLQNIASYGFLKKRLERHNLHIHALWFDIYTGDIYYFSRANKRFVEINESTETHLLTEVRKYYS from the exons atggatAGAATAATCAAAGGGATAATGCGATATAGAAGGTTGCATAGGGATGGGATGGTGAAACAGTTTGAAAATGTTCGAGACCACCCCGAG CCAAAGGCAGTATTTTTTACTTGCATGGATTCCCGGATGATACCAACTAGATTTACGGAAACAAATGTTGGAGATATGTTTGTTG tgaGAAATGCCGGTAACATTATTCCTCATCCCCAACATTTTGTAGACGAGTTAACAATGTGCGAACCAGCGGCCTTAGAACTTGGTTGTGTTGTGAACGACATAAGGCACATTATAGTTTGTGGACACAGTGATTGCAAGGCTATGAATCTATTGTATGCGCTACGTGACGAAGAATTCGCTTCCAAG GTGAACAGGAGGATATCACCGTTAAGAGCATGGTTGTGCGCGCACGCTAGTAGCAGTTTAGCGAAGTTTCAACAGCTGGAAATTACTGGTTTCGATCAGCCGATACTTTTTCAAGCAGAAACCCCATTACGAAAGTTTGTGGCTTACATAGATCCTGAAAATAAGTTCGCCATAGAAGATAAATTGTCTCAA GTAAATACTTTGCAGCAGCTGCAAAACATAGCTTCTTACGGATTTTTGAAGAAGCGTCTCGAAAGGCATAATCTGCATATTCATGCTTTATGGTTCGATATTTATACCGGTGATATTTATTACTTCAGTCGGGCTAATAAAAGATTCGTGGAAATAAATGAATCGACCGAAACGCATTTACTTACGGAAGTTAggaaatattattcttaa
- the CAHbeta gene encoding carbonic anhydrase beta isoform X2: MDSRMIPTRFTETNVGDMFVVRNAGNIIPHPQHFVDELTMCEPAALELGCVVNDIRHIIVCGHSDCKAMNLLYALRDEEFASKVNRRISPLRAWLCAHASSSLAKFQQLEITGFDQPILFQAETPLRKFVAYIDPENKFAIEDKLSQVNTLQQLQNIASYGFLKKRLERHNLHIHALWFDIYTGDIYYFSRANKRFVEINESTETHLLTEVRKYYS; encoded by the exons ATGGATTCCCGGATGATACCAACTAGATTTACGGAAACAAATGTTGGAGATATGTTTGTTG tgaGAAATGCCGGTAACATTATTCCTCATCCCCAACATTTTGTAGACGAGTTAACAATGTGCGAACCAGCGGCCTTAGAACTTGGTTGTGTTGTGAACGACATAAGGCACATTATAGTTTGTGGACACAGTGATTGCAAGGCTATGAATCTATTGTATGCGCTACGTGACGAAGAATTCGCTTCCAAG GTGAACAGGAGGATATCACCGTTAAGAGCATGGTTGTGCGCGCACGCTAGTAGCAGTTTAGCGAAGTTTCAACAGCTGGAAATTACTGGTTTCGATCAGCCGATACTTTTTCAAGCAGAAACCCCATTACGAAAGTTTGTGGCTTACATAGATCCTGAAAATAAGTTCGCCATAGAAGATAAATTGTCTCAA GTAAATACTTTGCAGCAGCTGCAAAACATAGCTTCTTACGGATTTTTGAAGAAGCGTCTCGAAAGGCATAATCTGCATATTCATGCTTTATGGTTCGATATTTATACCGGTGATATTTATTACTTCAGTCGGGCTAATAAAAGATTCGTGGAAATAAATGAATCGACCGAAACGCATTTACTTACGGAAGTTAggaaatattattcttaa